One segment of Micromonospora parathelypteridis DNA contains the following:
- a CDS encoding glycosyltransferase family 39 protein, translated as MSDRAVATDAHPAQIDAGSPPRPVTGPSRQLVALPRRLALSVWFWPTAFAALAVGWRLGSPEMWHDELVTVDVATRSTRQIRGMLANVDAVHGAYYLFMHGWTTLFGTGPAAVRLPSALAMILATACVALAARRLFDHRAGVAAGFVFALVPTVTRFGQETRSYAFVVLAAAAATLFLLRALERPGWWRWAAYALAVAGIGLVNVVALTLLLGHGTAVLIHCWRERRWWSLAWFALGAAGGVAIAAPVILRGMRQAGRQVSWIPDSPPWTVWEQAYGSTLLAVAVTALAAVGVLTHLRRDVLARSVSAALVAVLPVPVILLASTGDINYFFSKYLLFLLPAWAVLAGAGIAVLRRAPLVAVALVVVAALSVPGQLALRGEYSHGWYTYPQARAFKPLSYSEAARIIEADYQPGDGLVAGGPWWWMHEPGVRYYLPADVAPRNVFEQRSAAQRNELFGAACADPASCLRDEPRIWVLLPTVTDAPLTGLPKKQATVLTERYEVVRVTHATGITVALLQRRG; from the coding sequence ATGTCAGACCGCGCCGTCGCCACAGACGCGCATCCCGCGCAGATCGACGCGGGGAGTCCGCCCCGGCCCGTCACCGGGCCGAGCCGTCAGCTGGTCGCCCTCCCCCGGCGGCTGGCGCTCAGCGTCTGGTTCTGGCCGACGGCGTTCGCCGCACTCGCCGTCGGGTGGCGCCTCGGCAGCCCGGAGATGTGGCACGACGAGCTGGTCACCGTCGACGTGGCGACCCGCTCCACCCGGCAGATCCGGGGCATGCTGGCGAACGTCGACGCCGTGCACGGGGCCTACTACCTGTTCATGCACGGCTGGACGACGCTGTTCGGCACCGGCCCCGCCGCGGTGCGACTGCCGTCGGCGCTGGCCATGATCCTGGCCACCGCCTGCGTGGCGCTGGCGGCGCGGCGGCTCTTCGACCACCGGGCGGGTGTCGCCGCCGGGTTCGTCTTCGCCCTGGTGCCCACGGTCACCCGCTTCGGGCAGGAGACCCGTTCGTACGCCTTCGTCGTCCTCGCCGCGGCGGCGGCCACCCTGTTCCTGCTCCGCGCGCTGGAGCGGCCGGGGTGGTGGCGCTGGGCGGCGTACGCGCTCGCGGTGGCCGGCATCGGCCTGGTGAACGTGGTGGCGCTGACCCTGCTGCTCGGGCACGGGACGGCCGTCCTGATCCACTGCTGGCGGGAGCGCCGCTGGTGGTCGCTGGCCTGGTTCGCGCTCGGTGCCGCCGGTGGGGTGGCGATCGCCGCGCCGGTGATCCTGCGGGGCATGAGGCAGGCCGGGCGGCAGGTCAGCTGGATCCCGGACAGCCCGCCCTGGACGGTCTGGGAGCAGGCGTACGGCTCGACGCTGCTCGCCGTCGCGGTGACCGCGCTGGCCGCGGTGGGTGTGCTGACCCACCTGCGCCGCGACGTCCTCGCCCGGTCGGTGAGCGCGGCGCTGGTCGCCGTGCTGCCGGTGCCGGTGATCCTGCTGGCCTCGACCGGCGACATCAACTACTTCTTCTCCAAGTACCTGCTGTTCCTGCTGCCGGCCTGGGCCGTGCTCGCCGGCGCGGGGATCGCCGTGCTGCGCCGCGCCCCGCTGGTGGCGGTGGCACTCGTGGTCGTCGCCGCGCTGTCCGTGCCCGGTCAGCTCGCGCTGCGGGGGGAGTACTCGCACGGCTGGTACACCTATCCGCAGGCACGGGCGTTCAAGCCGCTGTCCTACTCCGAGGCGGCACGGATCATCGAGGCCGACTACCAGCCCGGTGACGGCCTCGTGGCGGGCGGCCCCTGGTGGTGGATGCACGAGCCCGGGGTGCGCTACTACCTCCCGGCGGACGTCGCGCCGCGCAACGTCTTCGAGCAGCGGTCCGCGGCACAGCGCAACGAGCTGTTCGGGGCGGCGTGTGCCGACCCGGCGAGCTGTCTGCGGGACGAGCCGCGCATCTGGGTGCTGCTGCCGACGGTCACCGACGCGCCGCTGACGGGGCTACCGAAGAAGCAGGCCACCGTGCTGACCGAGCGCTACGAGGTGGTTCGGGTGACCCACGCGACCGGGATCACCGTCGCCCTGCTGCAACGGCGCGGCTGA
- a CDS encoding histidine phosphatase family protein, with protein MAELATLWIIRHGESTANVAATHAEASGEELIGLSHRDADVPLSPTGEEQARATGRWLTGLPPDRRPDVAVVSPYLRAVCTAELALHGTGVPVSRDERLRDRELGILDGLTGHGVRRRYPDEAERRARLGKFYYRPPGGESWTDVALRLRTLLGDLRRDHEGRRVLLFGHDALVFLLRYLVEGLTETDLMALTREHVIANCSITDWSADAQDRLLLGGFNEVGHLHRQGAQPTREDEVNAEPV; from the coding sequence ATGGCGGAACTGGCGACGCTCTGGATCATTCGGCACGGTGAGAGCACCGCGAACGTGGCGGCGACACACGCCGAGGCGTCCGGCGAGGAGCTGATCGGGCTCAGTCACCGCGATGCCGACGTGCCGCTCTCCCCCACCGGCGAGGAGCAGGCCCGGGCCACCGGCCGTTGGCTGACCGGGCTGCCCCCGGACCGCCGGCCGGACGTGGCGGTGGTGTCGCCGTACCTGCGGGCGGTCTGCACCGCCGAGTTGGCGCTGCACGGCACCGGCGTGCCGGTGAGCCGGGACGAGCGGCTACGCGACCGGGAGTTGGGCATCCTCGACGGCTTGACCGGGCACGGGGTGCGCCGCCGGTATCCCGACGAGGCCGAGCGCCGAGCCCGGCTCGGCAAGTTCTACTACCGGCCGCCGGGCGGGGAGTCCTGGACCGACGTGGCGCTGCGGCTGCGGACACTCCTCGGCGACCTGCGCCGGGACCACGAGGGCCGGCGGGTTCTGCTCTTCGGCCACGACGCGCTGGTCTTTCTGCTGCGTTACCTGGTGGAGGGGTTGACCGAGACGGACCTGATGGCGCTGACCCGCGAGCACGTCATCGCCAACTGCTCGATCACCGACTGGTCCGCCGACGCCCAGGATCGACTGCTCCTGGGCGGATTCAACGAGGTCGGCCACCTGCACCGGCAGGGCGCCCAGCCGACCAGGGAGGACGAGGTCAATGCCGAACCGGTCTGA
- a CDS encoding NAD(P)H-hydrate dehydratase yields MPNRSEVKVITPGLLRDWALPVPVGGKQSRGTVLVVGGSRFTPGAVLLAGVAALRAGAGVLQLAAAESTAATLSIQVPEALVVGLPETPDGAVAADREGQLGELVAQADVVAVGPGLKAIDETNRLLSLVLDAARPQTSLVLDAYALGALSHAPDLLVGSGRPVVLTPNVTEAGHLLGRDPGDDLDAEAAELATRYEAVVSLYGHVAAPDGRGWREESGDAGLGTSGSGDVLAGLLAGLLSRGADPAQAACWGSFAHAVSGQRLIPRYGRIGFLARELLDEIPGTLATV; encoded by the coding sequence ATGCCGAACCGGTCTGAGGTGAAGGTGATCACGCCGGGGCTGCTACGGGACTGGGCGCTACCGGTGCCGGTCGGTGGCAAGCAGAGCCGGGGCACCGTGCTGGTGGTCGGTGGGTCACGCTTCACCCCCGGCGCGGTGCTGCTCGCCGGGGTGGCCGCGCTGCGCGCCGGCGCCGGGGTGCTCCAGCTCGCCGCCGCCGAGTCCACCGCCGCCACGCTCAGCATCCAGGTGCCCGAGGCGCTGGTGGTCGGGCTGCCGGAGACCCCCGACGGCGCGGTCGCCGCCGACCGGGAGGGCCAGCTCGGCGAGCTGGTCGCTCAGGCCGACGTGGTGGCTGTCGGGCCGGGGTTGAAGGCGATCGACGAGACCAACCGGCTACTGAGCCTGGTCCTGGACGCCGCCCGGCCGCAGACGTCGCTGGTCCTCGACGCGTACGCCCTCGGTGCGCTCAGCCACGCGCCGGACCTGCTGGTCGGCTCGGGCCGGCCCGTGGTGCTCACCCCGAACGTCACCGAGGCCGGGCACCTGCTCGGGCGGGACCCGGGCGACGACCTGGACGCCGAGGCGGCCGAGCTGGCCACCCGGTACGAGGCGGTCGTCTCGCTCTACGGGCACGTGGCCGCCCCGGACGGCCGTGGTTGGCGCGAGGAGAGCGGTGACGCGGGGCTGGGCACCTCCGGCAGCGGGGACGTGCTCGCCGGGTTGCTGGCGGGGCTGCTGTCCCGCGGCGCGGACCCGGCGCAGGCCGCCTGCTGGGGCTCGTTCGCGCACGCGGTGAGCGGCCAGCGGCTGATCCCCCGGTACGGGCGGATCGGCTTCCTCGCCCGGGAGCTGCTCGACGAGATCCCGGGAACGCTGGCCACCGTCTGA
- a CDS encoding glycine hydroxymethyltransferase, protein MSRNAESTAFRSALEVIRAVEPRVADAIGAELTDQRESLKLIASENYASPATLLAMGNWFSDKYAEGTVGRRFYAGCQNVDTVEALAAEHARELFGAAHAYVQPHSGIDANLVAFWAVLADRVESPALKKAQVRQVNDLTEADWFALRRELGNQRMLGMSLDAGGHLTHGFRPNISGKMFDQRSYGTDPATGLIDYDRVAEAAREFKPLILVGGYSAYPRKVNFRILREIADSVGATFMVDMAHFAGLVAGKVFTGDFDPVPHAHIVTTTTHKSLRGPRGGMVLCQPELADQVDRGCPMVLGGPLPHVMAAKAVALAEARRPDFADYAQRIVDNAQALAEGLLRRGAKLVTGGTDNHLVLIDVSGYGLTGRQAEQALLDSGIVTNRNSVPQDPNGAWYTSGIRIGTPALTTRGLGTAEMDQTAELIHTVLTQTTAGANADGTASKAKYNLDPDLADKIARQATDLLAPHPLYPAIDLA, encoded by the coding sequence ATGTCGCGCAACGCCGAGTCCACCGCATTCCGGAGCGCCCTTGAGGTGATCCGCGCTGTCGAGCCGCGGGTGGCCGACGCCATCGGCGCCGAGCTGACCGACCAGCGGGAGTCGCTCAAGCTCATCGCCAGCGAGAACTACGCCTCCCCGGCGACGCTCCTGGCCATGGGCAACTGGTTCAGTGACAAGTACGCCGAGGGCACCGTGGGGCGCCGCTTCTACGCCGGCTGCCAGAACGTCGACACCGTCGAGGCGCTCGCCGCCGAGCACGCCCGGGAGCTGTTCGGCGCCGCGCACGCGTACGTGCAGCCGCACTCGGGTATCGACGCCAACCTGGTCGCGTTCTGGGCGGTGCTGGCCGACCGGGTGGAGTCCCCCGCGCTGAAGAAGGCGCAGGTCCGCCAGGTCAACGATCTCACCGAGGCCGACTGGTTCGCCCTGCGCCGGGAGCTGGGCAACCAGCGGATGCTCGGCATGTCGCTGGACGCCGGCGGCCACCTCACCCACGGCTTCCGGCCGAACATCTCCGGCAAGATGTTCGACCAGCGCAGCTACGGCACCGACCCGGCGACCGGCCTGATCGACTACGACCGGGTGGCCGAGGCGGCCCGCGAGTTCAAGCCGCTGATCCTGGTCGGCGGCTACTCGGCGTACCCCCGGAAGGTGAACTTCCGGATCCTGCGGGAGATCGCCGACTCGGTCGGCGCCACCTTCATGGTCGACATGGCGCACTTCGCCGGCCTGGTGGCGGGCAAGGTGTTCACCGGCGACTTCGACCCGGTGCCGCACGCGCACATCGTCACCACGACCACCCACAAGTCGTTGCGCGGCCCGCGCGGCGGCATGGTGCTCTGCCAGCCGGAGCTGGCCGACCAGGTGGACCGGGGCTGCCCGATGGTGCTCGGTGGTCCGCTGCCGCACGTGATGGCCGCCAAGGCGGTCGCCCTCGCGGAGGCCCGCCGCCCCGACTTCGCCGACTACGCCCAGCGGATCGTGGACAACGCGCAGGCCCTCGCCGAGGGGCTGCTGCGCCGGGGCGCGAAGCTGGTCACCGGCGGCACCGACAACCACCTGGTGCTGATCGACGTGTCCGGCTACGGGCTCACCGGCCGGCAGGCCGAGCAGGCGCTGCTCGACTCGGGCATCGTCACCAACCGCAACTCGGTCCCGCAGGACCCGAACGGGGCCTGGTACACGTCCGGCATCCGGATCGGCACCCCGGCACTGACCACCCGCGGCCTGGGCACCGCCGAGATGGACCAGACCGCGGAGCTGATCCACACCGTGCTGACCCAGACCACCGCTGGCGCGAACGCCGACGGCACCGCCTCGAAGGCCAAGTACAACCTCGACCCCGACCTGGCCGACAAGATCGCCCGCCAGGCCACCGATCTGCTGGCCCCGCACCCGCTCTACCCGGCCATCGATCTGGCCTGA
- a CDS encoding alpha-hydroxy acid oxidase: MLTDRPVLTDRPAVSLDDYTERARAVLPPDVWDYVAGGSAAEVTLAANRRGLDRVAVLPRVLRGVGAADLRTRLLGRPYAMPVGVAPMAYQRLLHPDGELALAAAAGAAGVPYVASTLASTPIEQIAGAGAEIWFQLYWLRERAMVRDLLDRVVAAGCRALMLTVDVPVLGRHPRDLRNAFRLPADVVAANLPDGRAALAHAGAPGVAAVAASFAPALRWADLAWLREQVDLPLVVKGVLDPRDAVEAVRVGADAVVVSNHGGRQLDGAPASITMLPEVLDAVGDRCQVLVDSGIRSGTDVLRALALGASGVLIGRPLLWALAVGGQPAARDALALLAAELTDALTLAGCPDPAAAGELRTVEVR; encoded by the coding sequence ATGCTGACCGACCGACCGGTGCTGACCGACCGCCCGGCGGTGTCGCTCGACGACTACACCGAGCGGGCCCGGGCGGTGCTGCCGCCGGACGTGTGGGACTACGTCGCCGGCGGCAGCGCGGCCGAGGTGACCCTGGCTGCCAACCGTCGCGGGCTGGACCGGGTCGCCGTGCTGCCCCGGGTGCTGCGCGGGGTGGGCGCCGCCGACCTCCGCACCCGGCTGCTCGGCCGCCCGTACGCCATGCCGGTCGGGGTGGCGCCCATGGCGTACCAGCGACTCCTGCACCCGGACGGGGAGTTGGCCCTCGCGGCGGCGGCCGGCGCGGCCGGCGTGCCCTACGTGGCCAGCACGTTGGCCAGCACACCGATCGAACAGATCGCCGGTGCGGGCGCGGAGATCTGGTTCCAGCTCTACTGGCTGCGTGAACGTGCCATGGTCCGTGATCTGCTGGACCGGGTCGTCGCGGCGGGTTGCCGGGCATTGATGCTCACCGTGGACGTCCCGGTGCTCGGCCGGCACCCCCGGGACCTTCGCAACGCGTTCCGGCTGCCGGCCGACGTGGTCGCCGCGAACCTGCCGGACGGCCGCGCCGCCCTGGCGCACGCCGGCGCACCGGGAGTGGCCGCGGTCGCCGCGTCGTTCGCGCCGGCGCTGCGCTGGGCGGACCTCGCCTGGCTACGGGAGCAGGTCGACCTGCCGCTCGTGGTCAAGGGCGTGCTGGACCCCCGTGACGCGGTCGAGGCGGTACGGGTCGGCGCGGACGCGGTGGTCGTCTCCAACCACGGCGGCCGGCAGCTCGACGGGGCGCCGGCCAGCATCACCATGCTGCCGGAGGTGCTCGACGCGGTCGGCGACCGGTGCCAGGTGCTGGTGGACAGCGGCATCCGGAGCGGCACCGACGTGCTGCGGGCGCTCGCGCTGGGAGCCTCCGGGGTCCTGATCGGCAGGCCGCTGCTCTGGGCGCTGGCCGTCGGTGGCCAGCCGGCCGCCCGGGACGCGCTGGCCCTGCTCGCCGCGGAGCTGACCGACGCGTTGACCCTGGCCGGTTGCCCCGACCCGGCGGCGGCGGGGGAACTGCGCACGGTCGAGGTGCGCTGA
- a CDS encoding sialidase family protein: MTSSPTRRRTAEVTAVRRIGDSAPHSAFTDLVRYAGTWFCAFREARTHLSDDGVIRVLTSADGRSWTSATTIRQAGADLRDPRFVPRPDGRLQLLAAASSGSPRTFDTVAWLSDDGHTWGDPIGVGEPGVWVWRAAWHDDVMYGVGYATREPRFARLYRSVDGTDLEPWVPTLFEGGYPNESGLVFDPDGTAFCLLRRDGDNASAQLGLARPPYREWRWTDLGVQVGGPALLRLPDGGLLAGVRLLDGVVRTAICAVDPERGELTELVALPSGGDTSYPGLVWHDDLLWVSYYSSHEERTCVYLAEVRLTA; encoded by the coding sequence ATGACGTCGTCACCCACCCGTCGCCGCACCGCCGAGGTCACCGCCGTGCGGCGGATCGGCGACAGCGCGCCGCACAGCGCGTTCACCGACCTCGTCCGGTACGCCGGCACCTGGTTCTGCGCCTTCCGCGAGGCGCGGACCCACCTCTCCGACGACGGTGTCATCCGGGTGCTGACCTCGGCCGACGGGCGCTCGTGGACCTCGGCGACGACGATCCGCCAGGCCGGTGCCGACCTGCGCGACCCTCGGTTCGTTCCGCGGCCCGACGGGCGCCTGCAACTGCTGGCGGCGGCGAGCAGCGGGAGCCCCCGGACCTTCGACACGGTGGCCTGGCTCTCCGACGACGGGCACACCTGGGGCGACCCGATCGGTGTCGGTGAACCGGGTGTCTGGGTGTGGAGGGCCGCGTGGCACGACGACGTGATGTACGGCGTCGGCTACGCCACCCGTGAGCCGCGGTTCGCCCGGCTCTACCGCAGCGTGGACGGCACCGACCTGGAGCCGTGGGTGCCGACGCTGTTCGAGGGCGGCTACCCCAACGAGTCGGGGCTGGTCTTCGACCCGGACGGCACGGCCTTCTGCCTGCTGCGGCGCGACGGTGACAACGCCAGCGCGCAGCTCGGCCTGGCCCGGCCGCCGTACCGGGAGTGGCGGTGGACCGACCTGGGCGTCCAGGTGGGCGGGCCGGCGCTGCTCCGGCTGCCCGACGGAGGCCTGCTGGCCGGGGTACGCCTGCTCGACGGTGTCGTCCGCACCGCGATCTGCGCGGTCGACCCGGAGCGTGGCGAGCTGACCGAACTGGTCGCGTTGCCCTCCGGCGGTGACACCAGCTATCCGGGGCTGGTCTGGCACGACGATCTGCTCTGGGTCAGCTACTACTCCTCCCACGAGGAGCGGACGTGCGTCTATCTCGCCGAGGTCCGGCTGACCGCCTGA
- a CDS encoding S1 family peptidase, whose translation MRTTRSRLAKGSAFVAVVVAASTIISATAQAVSGVSPVPAGTYLFTAKIQSDLGACSAALVDPTWVITTTSCLTSEGQPVVAGPPTRPTTVTVGRTDLTSTAGHVLSVTSLVPHPSRNVVLAQLDRPASGVTPIALGAAATVGEQLMAAGFGRTATEWVPNKLHAGAFAVTAVAGQTLTIDGTDNATTLCKGDAGGPLVRAGSGAPQLVALHDRSWQGGCLAESETRRTATEVRVDDLGGWIAQSTRNSYVALASGGALLDTRSGVGAPAGLRTGGSTTTVQALGVTGVPTTGVTAVLVDVTAINPTQNSYMIVYPGGSTRPVTASINASTGETISTTQVVKVGSNGTISVYNQGGSMHVRIDVHGYFTNSGGGGLVAVEHRRVVDTRNGTGTTTGTIPTNGSRTFTLAEDDGIPAGTSNVLLEAVVVGATGGGYLTASPTGGTADPSSVLDYASGVTAQGVAVKLSSTNQVTFVNRGPAVHLVLTLQGYVAASPTMGADLRLTPATQVLDTRANGGAPIKAKGELSVNLATAIGLPPNAMDGALISITVISPTASGVLTVEHAGPYASTPDGPLMTNPSVSNFTAGHHARTTMMVTKVGRDDGSFYNGQPGVVRIVNFSGGTVHLVVTLHGWFNQPAVAGS comes from the coding sequence ATGCGTACAACCCGTAGTCGCCTGGCGAAGGGTTCGGCGTTCGTCGCCGTCGTCGTCGCGGCGAGCACGATCATCAGCGCCACCGCGCAGGCGGTGAGCGGGGTCAGCCCGGTGCCTGCGGGCACCTACCTGTTCACCGCCAAAATCCAGAGCGACCTCGGGGCCTGTTCCGCGGCCCTGGTCGACCCCACCTGGGTGATCACGACCACCAGTTGTCTCACCAGCGAAGGTCAGCCCGTCGTGGCCGGCCCGCCGACCCGCCCGACGACCGTCACGGTCGGCCGCACGGACCTGACCTCCACGGCCGGCCATGTTCTGAGTGTCACCTCGCTGGTGCCGCACCCCTCCCGCAACGTGGTGCTCGCACAGCTCGATCGGCCGGCCAGCGGTGTCACGCCGATCGCGCTCGGAGCCGCCGCGACCGTGGGTGAGCAGCTCATGGCCGCCGGCTTCGGCCGTACCGCCACCGAATGGGTTCCCAACAAGCTGCACGCGGGCGCGTTCGCTGTCACCGCCGTCGCCGGCCAGACCCTGACCATCGACGGCACCGACAACGCCACCACCCTCTGCAAGGGTGATGCCGGCGGTCCGCTGGTGCGGGCCGGTTCGGGCGCGCCGCAACTTGTCGCCCTGCACGACCGCTCCTGGCAGGGCGGCTGTCTCGCCGAGTCCGAGACCCGCCGTACCGCCACCGAGGTCCGGGTCGACGACCTCGGCGGCTGGATCGCCCAGAGCACGCGCAACAGCTACGTCGCGCTGGCCTCCGGCGGCGCTCTGCTGGACACTCGCAGCGGCGTCGGCGCCCCCGCGGGCCTACGCACCGGTGGCAGCACGACCACTGTCCAGGCGCTCGGGGTTACGGGTGTCCCCACCACCGGTGTCACCGCTGTTCTGGTGGACGTGACGGCGATCAACCCCACCCAGAACTCCTACATGATTGTCTACCCGGGCGGCTCGACCCGGCCGGTCACGGCCTCGATCAATGCCTCCACCGGTGAGACGATCTCCACCACGCAGGTGGTCAAGGTGGGGTCCAACGGCACGATCTCCGTGTACAACCAGGGCGGCAGCATGCACGTCCGCATCGACGTCCACGGCTACTTCACGAACAGCGGCGGCGGCGGTCTCGTCGCGGTGGAACACCGCCGCGTGGTCGACACCCGCAACGGCACCGGCACCACCACCGGCACGATTCCCACCAACGGCAGCCGCACGTTCACGCTGGCCGAGGACGACGGCATCCCGGCCGGCACCAGCAACGTGCTACTCGAGGCGGTCGTCGTCGGTGCGACAGGTGGCGGCTACCTCACCGCGTCCCCGACGGGCGGCACGGCCGACCCGAGCAGCGTGCTGGACTACGCCAGCGGAGTCACCGCACAGGGTGTCGCCGTCAAGCTCTCCTCGACCAACCAGGTCACCTTCGTGAATCGTGGCCCGGCCGTGCACCTGGTGCTGACCCTGCAGGGTTACGTCGCGGCATCCCCGACCATGGGTGCGGATCTACGTCTCACGCCGGCCACCCAGGTCCTGGACACGCGGGCCAACGGTGGGGCTCCCATCAAGGCGAAGGGTGAACTGTCCGTCAACCTCGCCACCGCCATCGGCCTTCCACCGAACGCGATGGACGGCGCCCTCATCTCGATCACGGTGATCAGCCCGACCGCGAGTGGCGTCCTCACGGTCGAGCACGCCGGGCCGTACGCCTCCACCCCGGACGGACCGTTGATGACGAACCCGTCGGTGTCGAACTTCACTGCGGGCCACCATGCCCGGACCACAATGATGGTGACCAAGGTCGGCCGGGATGACGGCAGCTTCTACAACGGGCAGCCGGGCGTGGTCAGGATCGTGAACTTCAGCGGCGGCACCGTGCACTTGGTGGTGACCCTGCACGGATGGTTCAACCAGCCGGCGGTCGCCGGCA